The DNA region aaaaaaaaaaagcacaaagggAAATAAATGAACATATAACTAAGAGAAATTGtgcttctttattttatttccaaaGCATGCTTTGTTATTATTACAAGGAGTCATTCTTATCACCCACTAAGTATTAAATAAATGCCATGCATTTGGAtacatataaatgtatatattatatctgtaaaataaataatgttcAATATTCTGGACAAAATTGACATAATTGTGCAtcatgtaaacaaacaaagaagtctTACATACTTGTCCCAAGTCAGATTCAACAAGACTCTATTGCCTCTTTTTATGGACTTCAGTTTAACAGTGATTTGTAAACACAAgataaatctccaaaaagttATTGAGTCTTGTTAAAGCATCATatgttcttttgtttatttttgttttatttggggCTTTAATGAAAGGTAAAGAGAAGGAGTCCAAGCAGCAGATGGATCATTCCCAGTCTGATAGAACAAGCGTCACTTTTGGTTGTAGAGGCAGTTGTAGTTGCGGCGGTGGTTGTGGTTGTAGTAGGGACGGTGGTTGTAGATGcggcggtggttgtagttggggcggtggttgtggttgtagttgggacAGTGGTTGTAGTTGCGGTGGTGGTTGTAGTTGAAGTTGGGACGGTGGCTGTAGTTGCGACGGTGATTGTGGTTGGGGCGGTGGTTGTAGCTGGgatggtggttgtagttgtggcGGTGGTTGTGGATGTAGTAGGGACAGTGGTTGTAGTTGCGGcagtggttgtggttgtagttggggcGGTTGTTGGAATTGCGGCAGTGGTTGTAGTTGCGGcagtggttgtggttgtagttggggcggtggttgtagttgcggcagtggttgtagttgcggcagtggttgtggttgtagttgggacggtggttgtagttgcggcggcgtttgtggttgttgttgggacggtggttgtagttgcggcggcgtttgtagttgtagttgggaCGGTGGTTGTAGTTATGGCGGTGGTTGTAATTGGgacggtggttgtagttgcggcggttgttgtggtagggacagtggttgtagttgcggcggtggttgtggttgtagttgggacggtggttgtagttgcggcGGTGGTTGTAATTGCGGCAGTGGTTGTAGTTGCGGCGGTggttgtggttgtagttgggacggtggttgtagttgtggcggtggttgtagttgggacggtggttgtagttgcggcGGTGGTTGTGGTAGGGACAGTGGTTGTAGTTGCGGCGGTggttgtggttgtagttggggcggtggttgtagttgcggcGGTGGTTGTACTTGCGGAGGTGGTTGTGGTCGTAGTTGGgacggtggttgtagttgccGCGGCGGTTGTAGTTGTgacggtggttgtagttgggatggtagttgtggttgtagttgcagcagtggttgtagttggggtggtggttgtagttgcggcggtggttgtggttgtagttgggacggtggttgtagttgtggcggtggttgtagttgggacggtggttgtagttgcggcAGTGGTTGTGGTAGGgacggtggttgtagttgcggcggtggttgtggttgtagttgggacAGTGGTTGTAATTGcggcggtggttgtagttgcggcggtggttgtggttgtagttggggcggtggttgtagttgcggcGGTGGTTGTACTTGCGGAGGTggttgtggttgtagttgggacggtggttgtagttgcggcGGCGGTTGTAGTTGTgacggtggttgtagttgggatggtagttgtggttgtagttgcagcggtggttgtagttggggcggtggttgtagttgcggcggtggttgtggttgtagttgggacggtggttgtagttggggtggtggttgtagttgtggcGCTGGTTGGGGTTGTAGTTGCGGCGGTGGTTGTGGATGTAGTTGCgacggtggttgtagttgggatggtggttgtagttgcggctgtggttgtagttgggacggtggttgtagttgcggcggcgtttgtagttgtagttgtggcggtggttgtagttggggcggtggttgtagttggggcggtggttgtagttgggacggtggttgtagttgtggcGGCGTTTGTAGTTGTAGTTGCggtggtggttgtagttggggcggtggttgtagttgggatggtggttgtagttgcggcGGTGGTTGAGGTTGTAGTTGGGACGGTGGTTGTAATTGCagcggtggttgtagttgcggcggtggttgtggttgtagttgggacagtggttgtagttgggacggtggttgtagttgcggaggtggtggtggttgtagttgggacggtggttgtagttgcggcagtggttgtagttgcggcggtggttgtagttgcggcggtggttgtggttgtagttgggacggtggttgtagttgcggcGGCGGTTGTAGTTGGGACGGTggttgtggttgtagttgcagtggtggttgtagttggggcggtggttgtagttgcagtggtggttgtagttggggcAGTGGTTGTAGTTGTGGCGCTGGTTGGGGTTGTAGTTGCGGCGGTggttgtggttgtagttgcgacggtggttgtagttgggacggtggttgtagttgtggcggtggttgtagttgcggctgtggttgtagttgggacggtggttgtagttgcggcGGCGTTTGTAGTTGtggcggtggttgtagttgcggcggtggttgtagttgggacGGTGGTTATAGTTGTGGCGGCGTTTGTAGTTGTAGTTGcggcggtggttgtagttgggatggtggttgtagttgcggTGGTTGAGGTTGTAGTTGGGACGGTGGTTGTAATTGCGGCGGTGGTTGTAATTGCGGCAGTGGTTGTAGTTGCGGCGGTggttgtggttgtagttgggacggtggttgtagttgcggcggtggtggtggttgtagttggaatggtggttgtagttgggacggtggttgtagttgggacggtggttgtggttgtagttgcagtggtggttgtagttggggcggtggttgtggttgtagttgggacCGTGGCTGTAGTTGGGACGGTGGTTGTAGATGTGGcggtggttgttgttgtagttggggcggtggttgtagttgtagctgggacggtggttgtagttgtagcAGGGACGGTGGTTGTGGTCGcggtggtggttgttgttgcggctgtggttgtagttgtagctGGGACGGTGGTTGTGGTCGCGGCGGTGGTTGTTGTTGcggctgtggttgtagttgtagttggggcAGTCGTTGTAGTTGGGGCAGTAGTCGTAGTTGGTGCTGCAGAACAGGCAACACCTGATACGGTACCAACGCTCTGCATGAAAGGTAGAGAACCCAGGCTTGAAGCAGCTGCACACAGGTTTGCAGATGCGCAGCCCTGAGCTGGATACGTGGTGGTGCCACTGTTGACTGCAGATCAAAAAGAAGGATTTCAGGATATGTTTTAAATTGGCTACTTTCAGGGAAGCTTAATATATTTCATGCAAAAAACAACTTAGCAGCCTTGcaaaaagtttatttatttgtctgacTTCCAGGTTTGAAATTTTAAATCTTATCACAGTAACTTTCACACCCAAGAATAACATTCAGTATAAATTAGGGTAAAAGTTTCCGCTCTTTTGTATGTCAGATGTATCGCAAAAGAACTTGAAATCATCTTTGATAGAAAACCGATGACACAACTGATACAACATAAAGACTTACTGGTTGATTGGAAGCATTGGTTCTCCACTCCCTGACACTGTAATGTGGAGGAGCACTGACCGGTGGAAGGGTTACAAAAGTTGCATACTCCGCCATTATTTGACTGAGAAGCAGGatctaaaacagaaaagaaagccATTTCATTTCAGAACAGAGACTCTTAGAACATCagattattgtttttatttctttgtattattcttATGTCTTCAATGAGCAACGTAGTATTTAACTTACTTGCAAGAGTTTCTGAGTTGCAGTTATCTGTGTTGCAGCATTGAGCAGAAGCCAGAGCACTTTGAAAACCCAGGTTGACTGAAAATGTCTGAGAGGTTACAGCTGGACACAGGGAGGAAGCTGCACATCCCTTGTAGATTTGTGTGACCGGAGTTCCAGATGAAGTAGCTACAAATGCAAAGTGCAGCTTGTTAATGTTGATGGAACACAAATAGCTTCACAGTGGATGTAATTTAGTGAAAATTTGATATGAGAAAACATTACCTAGAATGGTAGCTGTAACACACATCGGTTCCGATGAGGAACATGTATTTGCTGTTGTGCCTGAACACGTCGAATCTGCGCAGGTGTGACACTGGAGGGCTCCAGCTGCAATCaggagagaaacacagaaatgattATCACAATTTAAATATATAGCAAATATGAGATGTTTTGAAAGTTCATATTGGATTACAGCAGATTACAGTCGAGTCAATACTACTCACTCACTCAAAAATAATTACAGTTGgagataaaaagataaatgatttaaagctttaaattaGACTCTCTTCTACCTGCAGGTAAAATGAGTGTCCTTACCTGTGGTGGAGAGTGCCCAGAGGAGaatcagagaaaacggcagcttCATTGTGATGAACAGGTCAGTTCTGCAGATTACTGGAATCCCTGGACTGCGATACTAAAGCTGAGGAGCACCACTGCACCTTATATACTGAACAGGTGACCTCAGGTTTGggtgtgtttacatttttacagcatGATCATTCATACATTCAACTCTTCTTTCGTCAAATCACTATGTCAGAGCACCTTACCACACCTGTTTTCTTCAATTCAACAACACGTATTCAggcatcaaaacaaacaaagtatttatttctttttttaaccttttaataAATGAGAATGACCTCGTGCCTAGTGTCATCAAACTGTCAtctttcattttgattttgaaACCATGATCGAGTTTTTGTTGATACAATTCAATTTGTTTATAACAGCTGACactttcaaataaaatcagGATCAAAtgcaggggcgattctaggatcagagctttgtgGGTGCTGAGCACCCGGAAAGCTGCCCAGCCAAGCAAGATAAACTActcgtcacgatgagacttcttccctgtcccTGTCAGTcactgcatccttaaatgtctccagttgtcctgagttctctctgactgtctccttggtgcatttaaaccccttttcctccctgtcctcataattttaccatctctgtgctcgtctgcaaatttctttattaaatcataagattcttaaattcatcaagtctctctgtgcctgggtccccgtcagtgttgggtgtaatgcgttactaagtaacgcgttactgtaattaaattacttttccactgaaaaagtagagcaactaattactgttcatttttaggtattttatttacagttacttacaatgtacttgcgttacattgtaaaataattaaactcgctgaatatcatcatttaatttctttttttttttttttttaacctgtcccgtttggttcttttgccatcagaattattgtctaaaggcgaagaaagatgcccaacggatttactttaccaaatggaccatcccagccttgccgtaatggtccatttgattcaactttttattgtttattttattttcacttgctgaatacgggacagacttgactggaggagagaatgtggagaaagaaagagggaaagaaaaaaacctgagaagagggacggggaaaaagggcaaaaaacaaaaaccaacagaataagcagacaaaaaatacatatatcgatcacctggatcacctgttgagaaagaaaaaagaaagcaagcagaagaaaacgagagtaataaacaagatcacaatgatatatgagaatatgacagtaaatactaaatattaaacattattgtgcagcacgtgagatcgacagcgcacagtgtgctttgaggtaggagccaaaaagggtgtaatttgtgtgtgtgatcacccgtgtgtacacctgtgagcatgaacgcgcttgtttttaaaaggttccttcatgtaatgatctgctagagggtgtggggggatcatcatttaatttcaataatttatcttctaaacgtagaagtaaattctgccgctttaacatcgctgtagtgcaggtgcACGTCATTTCGTGCCAGTTTGCTGGAAGATGtcggctgaagcgtgtggctgttttatgaaatggacatattcccgtcttttcccatatggaaaagaaatagtaaaaacttatatgatttactcatgaaagtggccactttctcattactttcatatattgttttagtaagtatccaaaacatacaagtttcattatataatttttcaagtgatcttatatctgttttcatccttgtatgcttttcatacaagtttcacacaagacagatacaaactttatacgatatacagtggcttgcaaaagtatttggcccccttgaacttttccacattttgtcacattacagccacaaacatgaatcaatgttactggaattccacgtgaaaggccaatacaaagtggtgtacacatgagaag from Pelmatolapia mariae isolate MD_Pm_ZW linkage group LG17, Pm_UMD_F_2, whole genome shotgun sequence includes:
- the LOC134646669 gene encoding mucin-5AC-like yields the protein MKLPFSLILLWALSTTGKDTHFTCSWSPPVSHLRRFDVFRHNSKYMFLIGTDVCYSYHSSQQWHHHVSSSGLRICKPVCSCFKPGFSTFHAERWYRIRCCLFCSTNYDYCPNYNDCPNYNYNHSRNNNHRRDHNHRPSYNYNHSRNNNHHRDHNHRPCYNYNHRPSYNYNHRPNYNNNHRHIYNHRPNYSHGPNYNHNHRPNYNHHSTTIPTTTTTTAATTTTVPTTTTTTAATTTTAAITTTAAITTTVPTTTSTTATTTTIPTTTTAATTTTNAATTITTVPTTTTAATTTTATTTNAAATTTTVPTTTTAATTTTATTTTTVPTTTTVATTTTTTAATTTPTSATTTTTAPTTTTTATTTTAPTTTTTATTTTTTVPTTTAAATTTTVPTTTTTTAATTTTAATTTTAATTTTVPTTTTTTSATTTTVPTTTTVPTTTTTTAATTTTAAITTTVPTTTSTTAATTTTIPTTTTAPTTTTTATTTTNAATTTTTVPTTTTAPTTTTAPTTTTATTTTTNAAATTTTVPTTTTAATTTTIPTTTTVATTSTTTAATTTPTSATTTTTTPTTTTVPTTTTTTAATTTTAPTTTTAATTTTTTIPTTTTVTTTTAAATTTTVPTTTTTTSASTTTAATTTTAPTTTTTTAATTTTAAITTTVPTTTTTTAATTTTVPTTTTAATTTTVPTTTTATTTTTVPTTTTTTAATTTTTPTTTTAATTTTTTIPTTTTVTTTTAAATTTTVPTTTTTTSASTTTAATTTTAPTTTTTTAATTTTVPTTTTAATTTTVPTTTTATTTTTVPTTTTTTAATTTTAAITTTAATTTTVPTTTTTTAATTTTTTTVPTTTTTTAATTTTAATTTTAPTTTTTTAATTTTAAIPTTAPTTTTTTAATTTTVPTTSTTTATTTTTIPATTTAPTTITVATTATVPTSTTTTTATTTTVPTTTTTTAPTTTTAASTTTVPTTTTTTAATTTASTTKSDACSIRLGMIHLLLGLLLFTFH